One segment of Cyprinus carpio isolate SPL01 chromosome B20, ASM1834038v1, whole genome shotgun sequence DNA contains the following:
- the LOC109055489 gene encoding biogenesis of lysosome-related organelles complex 1 subunit 2-like isoform X2, translated as MAATGDEAAAMESISKAPVPPTDLTLTAEPEHKTDATENQKAKRPSNNNDGGVETAEEATEPAEPDINALCRDMFDKMSVFLQGELTATCEDYKLLENMNKLTSLKYMEMKDISINISRNLQDLNQKYASLQPYLDQINQIEEQVTALEQAAYKLDTYSKKLEAKFKKLEKR; from the exons ATGGCAGCCACGGGGGACGAGGCCGCGGCGATGGAGAGCATCAGTAAAGCACCGGTTCCCCCGACCGATCTCACCCTCACCGCCGAACCCGAGCACAAGACAGATGCGACAGAGAACCAAAAAGCCAAAAGACCCAGTAATAACA ATGACGGAGGAGTGGAGACGGCGGAGGAGGCCACTGAACCCGCTGAACCTGATATCAATGCGCTCTGCAGAGACATGTTTGACAAAATGTCAGTTTTCTTACAGGGAGAGCTCACCG CGACCTGTGAGGACTACAAACTCCTGGAGAACATGAACAAACTCACCAGTCTGAAGTACATGGAGATGAAGGACATATCCATCAACATCAGCCGCAATCTACAAGATCTCAACCAGAAGT ATGCCAGTTTGCAGCCTTATCTGGATCAGATTAACCAGATCGAGGAGCAGGTTACGGCTCTGGAACAGGCTGCTTATAAACTAGACACCTATTCAAAGAAACTGG AGGCCAAGTTTAAGAAACTGGAGAAGCGGTGA
- the LOC109055489 gene encoding biogenesis of lysosome-related organelles complex 1 subunit 2-like isoform X1, which translates to MAATGDEAAAMESISKAPVPPTDLTLTAEPEHKTDATENQKAKRPSNNNDGGVETAEEATEPAEPDINALCRDMFDKMSVFLQGELTATCEDYKLLENMNKLTSLKYMEMKDISINISRNLQDLNQKYASLQPYLDQINQIEEQVTALEQAAYKLDTYSKKLEPRLPCLEERIMMQHN; encoded by the exons ATGGCAGCCACGGGGGACGAGGCCGCGGCGATGGAGAGCATCAGTAAAGCACCGGTTCCCCCGACCGATCTCACCCTCACCGCCGAACCCGAGCACAAGACAGATGCGACAGAGAACCAAAAAGCCAAAAGACCCAGTAATAACA ATGACGGAGGAGTGGAGACGGCGGAGGAGGCCACTGAACCCGCTGAACCTGATATCAATGCGCTCTGCAGAGACATGTTTGACAAAATGTCAGTTTTCTTACAGGGAGAGCTCACCG CGACCTGTGAGGACTACAAACTCCTGGAGAACATGAACAAACTCACCAGTCTGAAGTACATGGAGATGAAGGACATATCCATCAACATCAGCCGCAATCTACAAGATCTCAACCAGAAGT ATGCCAGTTTGCAGCCTTATCTGGATCAGATTAACCAGATCGAGGAGCAGGTTACGGCTCTGGAACAGGCTGCTTATAAACTAGACACCTATTCAAAGAAACTGG AGCCACGTCTGCCCTGTCTGGAGGAGAGAATCATGATGCAACACAACTAG